A genomic stretch from Sphingobacterium sp. ML3W includes:
- the tyrS gene encoding tyrosine--tRNA ligase, translated as MSFVEELRWRGMLQDIMPGTEDLLNKEKVAGYIGFDPTGDSLHVGHLTQIMTLIHFQNAGHKPVALVGGATGMIGDPSFKSAERNLLDEATLQHNVACLKKQLGKFLEFGEGENDAQMVNNYDWFKDFSFLDFIRDIGKMITVNYMMAKDSVKKRLEGDNGLSFTEFTYQLIQGYDFYYLWKHHNCKIQMGGSDQWGNIVTGSEMIRRQDQGTAYAITTQLIKKADGQKFGKTESGAVWLDPKKTSPYKYYQFWLNTSDDDAKSWIKIFTLKPQAEIEAIIAEHDAAPHLRIVQKALAKDITIRTHSEEAYETAIKTSDFLFGNGSLEFLNDLDHEAVLEVFEGIPQFQVAREDLEAGINILDLLAVNTQVFPSKGEARKMLQGGGVSINREKATDIEQVITESNLVNNKYIIAQRGKKNYYLIIA; from the coding sequence ATGAGCTTTGTAGAAGAATTACGTTGGAGAGGCATGCTGCAAGATATTATGCCTGGAACTGAAGACTTACTGAATAAAGAAAAAGTCGCTGGCTATATCGGCTTTGATCCCACAGGAGACTCTCTACACGTAGGACACTTAACTCAAATCATGACCTTAATCCATTTCCAAAATGCGGGGCATAAACCAGTAGCATTGGTGGGTGGCGCAACAGGAATGATTGGAGACCCTTCTTTCAAATCTGCAGAGCGTAACTTACTTGACGAAGCAACCTTACAACATAATGTTGCTTGTCTAAAAAAACAGTTAGGCAAATTTCTTGAATTTGGAGAAGGCGAAAATGATGCCCAGATGGTTAATAATTACGATTGGTTCAAAGATTTCAGTTTTTTGGACTTTATCCGTGATATCGGTAAAATGATTACCGTCAACTATATGATGGCAAAGGATTCTGTAAAAAAACGTTTAGAAGGAGACAATGGTCTATCATTTACAGAATTCACCTATCAATTGATTCAAGGTTACGATTTCTATTATCTGTGGAAACACCACAATTGTAAAATACAAATGGGTGGATCTGATCAATGGGGTAATATTGTCACAGGAAGTGAAATGATTCGTCGTCAAGATCAGGGAACAGCTTATGCCATTACGACACAATTGATTAAAAAAGCAGACGGCCAAAAATTCGGAAAGACAGAATCTGGGGCAGTCTGGTTAGATCCAAAGAAAACTTCGCCCTATAAATATTATCAATTTTGGTTAAACACCTCAGATGACGATGCCAAAAGCTGGATTAAGATCTTTACACTTAAGCCGCAGGCAGAAATCGAGGCGATCATCGCCGAGCACGATGCCGCACCACATTTGCGCATTGTCCAAAAAGCATTAGCAAAAGATATCACGATTCGCACGCATTCTGAAGAAGCTTATGAGACTGCTATTAAAACCTCTGATTTTCTTTTTGGCAACGGCTCATTGGAATTTCTAAACGATTTAGATCACGAAGCTGTCCTTGAAGTATTTGAAGGTATCCCACAATTTCAGGTAGCAAGAGAAGATCTAGAAGCAGGAATCAATATCCTCGATCTGTTGGCTGTCAATACGCAAGTTTTCCCGTCAAAAGGCGAAGCCCGTAAAATGCTCCAAGGTGGTGGTGTGTCTATCAACCGTGAAAAAGCAACAGATATTGAACAAGTGATCACCGAAAGCAATTTGGTGAACAATAAATATATTATTGCACAGAGAGGTAAGAAAAATTACTATTTGATTATTGCATAA